Proteins found in one Nostoc sp. NIES-3756 genomic segment:
- a CDS encoding TIGR01548 family HAD-type hydrolase, giving the protein MTTKAIAVFDIDGVIRDVGGSYRRALADTVEFFTHNAYRPTSLEIDQLKSEGIWNNDWEASQELIYRYFATQGKTREQLQLDYKTIVAFFQSRYRGPDPDNWTGYICDEPLLLRPSYLEQLTQAGIAWGFFSGATSGSANYVLKQRLGLQSPVLIAMEDAPGKPDPTGLFATVSQLEQGLEESVVLYVGDTVADMYTVIKAREIKPHRTWIGVGILPPHVQETAQRRDAYARTLIDAGAAVVLSNVEQLDPQQIQKLL; this is encoded by the coding sequence ATGACTACAAAAGCGATCGCTGTATTTGATATAGATGGAGTTATCCGCGATGTTGGCGGTTCCTATCGTCGAGCGCTGGCGGATACGGTAGAGTTCTTTACACACAACGCCTATCGTCCCACTTCCCTAGAAATTGACCAACTAAAATCCGAAGGTATTTGGAATAATGACTGGGAAGCTTCTCAAGAATTAATTTATCGCTACTTTGCAACTCAAGGAAAAACTCGTGAACAACTGCAACTAGATTACAAAACTATAGTTGCTTTTTTTCAATCGCGTTACCGAGGCCCAGACCCAGATAATTGGACAGGGTATATTTGTGATGAACCTTTATTATTACGACCCAGTTATTTAGAACAACTCACACAAGCTGGTATCGCTTGGGGATTTTTTAGTGGTGCTACTAGTGGTTCTGCTAACTATGTTTTAAAACAACGCTTGGGTTTGCAGTCTCCCGTACTCATTGCGATGGAGGATGCGCCAGGAAAACCAGACCCCACTGGACTATTTGCCACTGTTAGCCAGTTAGAGCAGGGGTTAGAGGAGTCTGTAGTTCTCTACGTTGGGGATACAGTAGCAGACATGTATACAGTAATCAAAGCTAGAGAAATCAAGCCGCACCGGACTTGGATTGGCGTAGGTATCTTACCACCTCATGTCCAAGAAACAGCCCAGCGTCGAGATGCTTATGCCCGAACCCTCATAGATGCAGGTGCAGCAGTAGTTTTGAGTAATGTTGAACAGTTAGATCCACAGCAAATACAAAAATTATTGTAG
- a CDS encoding peptidoglycan-binding protein: protein MSDSINDTSDQADDLIIEACEEIHELEENSPRASFNGLVRNAPTANTSVVNGLSQQLIYQINLIVPNALVSFDDLDVELGSAAYPFVPPAAKLALQQAIERRGKKLIVNSAYRTLAQQMLLYNGRARNSNPVAAPGKSNHQSGLALDIEDRQGWLPFLNGTGWQPLANDPPHIDYRGAGARDLRRETILAFQQLWNKNNPTEKIGEDGQWGPKTESALNRSPAMGFEKAPWDDNPRTLRLSRPLMEGSDVRKLQEKLQAAGFAITVADGVFGPGTDKAVKDFQQQKGLVVDGLVGAKTLELIA from the coding sequence ATGAGCGACTCAATTAACGATACATCTGACCAAGCCGATGATTTAATTATTGAGGCTTGTGAGGAAATTCATGAACTTGAAGAAAACTCGCCGAGAGCAAGTTTTAATGGTTTAGTCAGAAATGCTCCTACAGCAAATACGTCTGTTGTTAATGGATTATCTCAACAATTAATCTATCAGATCAATCTAATCGTTCCTAATGCTTTAGTAAGTTTTGATGATTTAGATGTCGAGTTGGGAAGTGCAGCATATCCTTTTGTACCACCCGCAGCTAAGTTGGCGTTACAGCAAGCTATTGAAAGACGGGGGAAAAAACTTATTGTTAATTCAGCCTATCGAACTCTTGCACAGCAAATGCTTTTATACAATGGCAGAGCCAGGAATTCAAATCCTGTTGCTGCACCTGGTAAAAGTAACCACCAAAGTGGACTCGCACTTGATATTGAGGATCGCCAAGGATGGCTACCTTTTCTCAACGGTACGGGTTGGCAACCTTTGGCAAATGATCCACCACATATTGATTATCGAGGCGCAGGTGCTAGGGATCTTCGCAGAGAAACAATATTAGCTTTTCAGCAACTTTGGAACAAGAATAATCCCACTGAGAAGATTGGTGAAGATGGTCAGTGGGGGCCTAAAACTGAGAGTGCTTTAAATCGCTCGCCTGCAATGGGTTTTGAGAAAGCACCTTGGGACGACAACCCTAGAACTTTGCGTTTGAGTCGTCCCTTGATGGAAGGTTCAGACGTGCGTAAACTTCAGGAAAAGTTACAGGCAGCAGGTTTTGCTATTACAGTTGCTGATGGTGTCTTTGGCCCAGGAACAGACAAAGCCGTTAAAGACTTTCAACAGCAAAAGGGTTTGGTTGTTGATGGATTGGTTGGAGCTAAAACCCTTGAACTAATCGCATAA
- the dnaA gene encoding chromosomal replication initiator protein DnaA, whose amino-acid sequence MAIPIDSLWSQVLERLQLELSRPTFETWIKTANAQRLEHNCLVIVTPNPFARNWLQKYYITTIANVVQDIMGHPVEIYLTVAKGEELTEIDGDREWELLSKKNIYETVNQKRQPNTELNAKYVFSRFVVGANNRMAHAASLAVAESPGREFNPLFLCGGVGLGKTHLMQAIGHYRWEICPNSKIFYVSTEQFTNDLITAIRNDSMQSFREHYRAADVLLVDDIQFLEGKEYTQEEFFHTFNTLHEAGKQVVIASDRPPNQIPSLQERLCSRFSMGLIADIQAPDLETRMAILQTKSEYENIRLPRDVIEYIATNFTSNIRELEGALTRALAYISIWGLPMNVANIAPILVTPKEKVEATPEAIIKVITENFDVSVEDLKGNSRRREISWARQIGMYLMRQHTDLSFPRIGEEFGGKDHTTVLYSCEKITQLRESDRTLSQTLTQLSDRIKINSRSQKSS is encoded by the coding sequence ATGGCAATTCCCATTGATAGTTTATGGAGTCAGGTTCTAGAGCGTTTACAGCTAGAACTATCTCGTCCCACCTTTGAAACTTGGATTAAGACTGCTAATGCGCAACGCTTAGAACATAATTGTCTGGTCATTGTTACTCCTAACCCTTTTGCTCGTAATTGGTTACAGAAGTACTACATCACCACGATCGCTAATGTCGTACAGGATATTATGGGACATCCTGTAGAAATTTATCTTACTGTTGCTAAAGGCGAAGAATTGACTGAGATTGATGGGGATAGAGAGTGGGAGTTACTAAGCAAAAAGAATATATACGAAACAGTAAACCAGAAAAGACAGCCAAATACAGAATTAAACGCTAAATATGTCTTTTCCCGGTTTGTGGTTGGCGCTAATAATCGCATGGCTCATGCAGCTTCTTTGGCTGTAGCTGAATCTCCTGGGAGAGAGTTTAATCCTTTATTTTTATGCGGTGGTGTAGGTTTAGGCAAAACTCATCTCATGCAGGCGATAGGTCATTATCGGTGGGAAATTTGCCCAAATTCTAAGATATTTTACGTTTCTACCGAGCAATTTACGAATGATCTCATCACTGCTATTCGTAACGATAGTATGCAGAGTTTCCGTGAACATTATCGAGCGGCTGATGTATTGTTAGTTGATGATATTCAGTTTCTTGAGGGTAAGGAATACACGCAAGAGGAATTTTTCCACACGTTCAATACATTACATGAAGCTGGTAAACAAGTTGTGATTGCGTCTGACCGTCCACCCAACCAAATTCCTAGTCTGCAAGAACGTTTGTGTTCTCGGTTCTCGATGGGTTTGATTGCGGATATTCAAGCACCAGATTTAGAAACGAGAATGGCAATTTTACAGACAAAATCAGAGTATGAAAATATCCGCTTACCCCGTGATGTAATTGAGTATATTGCTACCAATTTTACTTCTAATATTCGTGAGTTGGAAGGTGCTTTAACTAGGGCGCTGGCTTACATCTCTATCTGGGGGTTGCCGATGAATGTAGCCAATATTGCACCTATATTAGTCACACCAAAGGAGAAAGTAGAAGCTACACCCGAAGCAATTATAAAAGTCATTACGGAAAATTTTGATGTCTCCGTTGAAGACCTTAAAGGTAACTCCAGACGACGAGAAATAAGTTGGGCGCGACAAATTGGCATGTATTTGATGCGACAACATACCGATTTAAGTTTTCCCAGAATTGGCGAGGAGTTTGGCGGTAAAGACCACACAACGGTGTTATATAGTTGTGAAAAAATTACGCAACTACGAGAAAGCGATCGCACTCTATCACAAACACTAACTCAGTTGAGCGATCGCATTAAGATAAACAGTCGTTCCCAAAAATCATCGTGA
- a CDS encoding DUF4303 domain-containing protein, protein MTKEREQAFLVIRDAITTGIQNFLAAFRHDWANETMYGFLLEASWEGTSVEAVAATEEGLLRIAKYYTASEGKEDEQSINHQRIQLRWGSPEDGWYANYDANFFIRANQLLAFAHEAGLMELGDQQLQQLCLEVLRELDSAGVFANAETRPNIVVGVCDVGGDNTEEDFLQWAEAVNPPVVMERLRRELQEANEAYARSPSGGAEHRRLGVNPR, encoded by the coding sequence ATGACCAAAGAACGGGAACAAGCGTTTTTAGTAATTCGTGATGCAATCACTACTGGTATTCAAAATTTTTTAGCTGCTTTCAGACACGATTGGGCTAACGAAACAATGTATGGATTTCTTTTGGAAGCTTCTTGGGAAGGAACCTCTGTAGAAGCTGTGGCTGCAACCGAAGAAGGATTATTACGTATAGCTAAATATTATACAGCCTCCGAAGGTAAGGAAGATGAACAATCCATTAATCATCAACGCATTCAATTACGTTGGGGAAGCCCTGAAGATGGCTGGTACGCTAATTATGATGCAAATTTCTTTATTAGAGCTAATCAGTTACTTGCTTTCGCTCATGAAGCAGGATTGATGGAACTGGGCGATCAACAATTACAGCAGTTATGTCTTGAGGTGCTACGAGAATTAGATAGTGCTGGAGTTTTTGCAAATGCTGAGACTCGCCCAAATATTGTAGTTGGCGTTTGTGATGTAGGCGGCGACAATACCGAAGAAGATTTTTTACAGTGGGCAGAAGCGGTTAATCCACCAGTCGTGATGGAACGATTACGTCGTGAACTGCAAGAGGCAAACGAGGCATACGCGCGATCGCCTTCAGGCGGGGCGGAGCATCGTCGCTTGGGCGTTAATCCGCGCTAA
- a CDS encoding superoxide dismutase, with the protein MKLSLWQRFIGFFVGIILITTFYGCQPEGIAQPEQTTVATPVQRTAPATDARPIAFVDRQLTTPAELPPLPYAYDALEKVIDAETMKLHHDKHHAAYVNNLNNALQKHKELQNKSVEALLRDLNSVPEDIRTKVRNNAGGHLNHTIFWQIMSPNGGGQPTGEIAQEINKTFGSFEEFKKQFNQAGGDRFGSGWVWLVRNPQGQLQIVSTPNQDSPIAEGSYPILGNDVWEHAYYLRYQNRRADYLNNWWNVVNWAEVNKRNQASR; encoded by the coding sequence ATGAAATTATCTCTGTGGCAAAGATTTATTGGCTTTTTCGTGGGCATTATCTTGATAACTACCTTTTACGGCTGCCAACCTGAAGGGATTGCACAACCAGAACAAACTACAGTAGCAACTCCTGTACAAAGGACTGCACCCGCAACAGACGCACGCCCCATAGCTTTTGTTGATCGCCAACTAACTACACCCGCCGAATTACCACCATTACCTTACGCTTATGATGCTCTAGAAAAAGTGATCGACGCAGAAACGATGAAACTGCATCATGATAAGCATCATGCAGCTTATGTTAATAACCTCAACAATGCTTTGCAAAAGCATAAAGAACTGCAAAACAAAAGCGTAGAGGCTTTATTGCGTGACTTAAATAGCGTACCTGAAGATATTCGCACCAAAGTACGTAATAATGCTGGCGGACACCTCAACCATACGATTTTCTGGCAAATCATGAGTCCTAATGGCGGCGGACAACCAACAGGAGAAATTGCTCAAGAAATCAACAAAACTTTTGGTAGCTTTGAGGAATTTAAGAAACAGTTTAACCAAGCTGGGGGCGATCGCTTTGGTAGTGGTTGGGTTTGGTTAGTCCGTAACCCTCAAGGACAGTTGCAAATAGTCTCAACTCCTAATCAAGATAGCCCCATTGCCGAAGGATCATACCCAATCCTGGGGAATGATGTTTGGGAACACGCCTATTACCTCAGATATCAAAACCGCCGTGCTGACTACCTAAATAACTGGTGGAATGTTGTCAACTGGGCGGAAGTGAATAAACGCAATCAAGCCTCAAGGTAA
- a CDS encoding ABC transporter permease has protein sequence MSKYLINRLLVAIPTLIAISLVIFTILALAPGDPMGEFALNPSITAEVRENIKRSLGLDQPIHIRYFKWVIAFILGDMGYSFTSRSPVIDLILQRLPTTLWVVGAAYLLGAMLAIPLGVISALKRNTVIDQVLTTLVFFGFSLPTFFTGLLFIIIFSIQLKWLPFIYNSTLQVKDWQSFISQIQQSIMPISVLALWQTAMLMRFVRSEVLENIHQDYVRTAYAKGLPKFIVIIRHILRNALIPVVTLIALDIPSVFTGALVTEKVFRVPGIGALLIDSIYKNDTPVVMAITFIYAILIVIFNLVADMLYGLLDPRVKYTR, from the coding sequence ATGAGCAAATACTTAATCAATCGTCTACTAGTTGCTATCCCTACACTAATCGCTATTAGTCTAGTGATATTCACTATTTTGGCCTTAGCACCTGGTGATCCAATGGGGGAATTTGCCCTTAATCCTTCAATTACAGCAGAGGTGCGGGAAAATATCAAAAGGTCTTTAGGATTAGACCAACCGATCCATATTCGTTATTTCAAGTGGGTGATAGCTTTTATTCTTGGTGATATGGGCTATTCTTTCACTAGTCGTAGCCCAGTCATCGACCTGATTTTGCAACGCTTACCTACAACATTATGGGTAGTTGGTGCGGCTTATTTACTCGGTGCAATGCTTGCCATTCCTTTAGGGGTAATTTCTGCTCTAAAACGCAATACAGTTATTGATCAAGTTTTAACTACATTAGTATTTTTTGGTTTCTCCCTACCTACTTTTTTTACAGGCTTACTATTTATTATTATCTTTAGTATTCAGTTAAAATGGTTGCCGTTTATTTATAACAGTACATTACAGGTAAAAGACTGGCAGAGCTTTATTTCTCAAATTCAACAATCTATTATGCCAATTTCTGTATTAGCACTTTGGCAAACGGCAATGTTAATGCGTTTTGTCCGTTCAGAAGTTTTAGAAAATATTCATCAAGATTATGTACGCACTGCTTATGCGAAAGGATTACCCAAATTTATAGTCATTATCCGGCATATTTTACGTAATGCTTTAATTCCCGTAGTAACATTGATAGCCTTGGATATTCCAAGTGTGTTTACAGGTGCTTTGGTGACAGAAAAGGTTTTCCGCGTTCCTGGTATTGGTGCTTTATTGATTGACTCTATTTATAAAAATGATACGCCAGTGGTGATGGCAATTACTTTTATCTATGCAATTTTAATTGTGATTTTTAACTTAGTTGCAGATATGCTCTATGGTTTATTAGACCCTCGCGTTAAATATACGAGGTAG
- the def gene encoding peptide deformylase, whose protein sequence is MTTELRPIIQLGNPTLRQKAAWVEDVHDPAIQQIIDDLIATVAKANGVGIASPQVAQSYRLFIVASRPNARYPHAPQMEPTAMINPKKVSHSSEVVKDWEGCLSVPGIRGLVPRYQAIEVEYTDRNGNLQKQELTNFVARIFQHEFDHLDGVIFIDRVESTLEMITEQEYQKLVSSNTK, encoded by the coding sequence ATGACTACAGAATTACGCCCCATCATTCAATTAGGCAATCCTACACTACGTCAAAAAGCTGCTTGGGTGGAAGATGTTCATGATCCTGCCATACAGCAAATAATTGATGACTTAATTGCCACAGTTGCTAAAGCCAACGGTGTAGGAATTGCATCTCCCCAAGTAGCACAGTCTTACCGTCTATTTATTGTGGCTTCCCGTCCTAATGCTAGGTATCCTCACGCGCCACAAATGGAACCTACCGCCATGATCAACCCTAAGAAAGTGTCTCATTCGAGTGAAGTGGTAAAAGATTGGGAAGGTTGTCTAAGCGTTCCGGGAATTAGAGGGTTGGTTCCTCGGTATCAAGCTATTGAGGTCGAATACACTGACCGTAACGGAAATTTACAAAAACAAGAGTTAACAAACTTCGTTGCTCGTATATTTCAACACGAATTTGATCATTTAGATGGTGTAATCTTTATTGACCGAGTAGAATCTACTTTAGAGATGATCACTGAGCAAGAATATCAGAAATTGGTATCCAGTAATACAAAATAA
- a CDS encoding HhoA/HhoB/HtrA family serine endopeptidase, whose amino-acid sequence MKTHNSELKNIYTSRLPDKKGFRGVGLILLGGVMVAVGGCSVLPTRNSQSQTNQSQPEIVTDNTPAIAPPAIFSSTGDPNFVVSVVQKVGGAVVRIDSARTVTARVPEEFSDPFFRRFFGEGTPSQQRQRVERGSGSGFVISSSGQILTNAHVVNGADIVTVTLKDGRSFDGKVLGEDPVTDVAVIKIDANNLQTVPLGNSEALQPGEAVIAIGNPLGLNNTVTSGIISATGRSSSDIGASDKRVDYLQTDAAINPGNSGGPLLNARGQVIGMNTAIIRGAQGLGFAIPINTVQKISQELITQGKVDHPYLGVQMANLTPAVKQRLNERFGDRINITADKGVLIVRIIGGSPADNAGITPGDVIQSINNQSVTTVEEVQRLVENSQIGKPLQLQIERKGQTTQVAVTPAPLPLQREE is encoded by the coding sequence ATGAAGACACATAATAGTGAACTAAAAAATATTTATACTTCGAGATTGCCTGATAAGAAGGGATTCAGGGGTGTAGGCTTAATACTACTGGGTGGAGTGATGGTAGCTGTTGGCGGCTGCTCTGTTTTACCTACCAGAAATTCACAGTCGCAGACAAACCAATCACAACCCGAAATAGTTACTGATAACACTCCAGCCATCGCGCCTCCAGCAATTTTTTCTTCCACTGGCGACCCTAATTTTGTAGTATCAGTAGTGCAGAAGGTGGGAGGTGCAGTAGTGCGAATTGATTCTGCGAGGACAGTGACAGCTCGCGTCCCAGAAGAATTTAGCGATCCCTTCTTCCGCCGCTTTTTTGGGGAGGGAACGCCATCACAGCAGAGACAGCGAGTAGAAAGAGGTAGCGGTTCAGGATTTGTGATTAGTTCCTCTGGACAAATCTTGACTAATGCTCACGTAGTCAATGGTGCTGATATCGTTACAGTTACCCTCAAGGATGGTAGGTCTTTTGACGGTAAGGTATTGGGTGAAGACCCAGTAACGGACGTAGCTGTAATTAAAATAGATGCCAATAACTTACAAACTGTACCTCTAGGTAACTCTGAAGCTTTACAACCAGGTGAAGCAGTAATTGCGATCGGTAATCCTCTGGGGTTAAATAATACGGTAACATCGGGCATTATCAGCGCCACAGGTCGTTCTAGTAGTGATATTGGTGCTAGTGATAAGCGTGTTGACTATCTACAAACAGATGCAGCAATTAACCCAGGTAACTCTGGCGGCCCCTTGCTGAATGCTCGTGGTCAAGTAATTGGGATGAACACAGCTATTATTAGAGGCGCTCAAGGTTTGGGTTTTGCCATTCCCATTAATACTGTGCAGAAGATTTCTCAAGAATTAATTACTCAAGGTAAAGTAGACCATCCTTATTTGGGTGTGCAGATGGCAAACCTCACACCAGCAGTTAAACAAAGACTAAATGAAAGATTTGGCGATCGCATTAATATTACCGCAGATAAAGGTGTCTTAATAGTCAGAATCATTGGTGGCTCCCCCGCCGATAATGCCGGAATTACACCAGGAGATGTGATTCAAAGTATTAATAATCAATCTGTCACCACAGTTGAAGAAGTGCAAAGACTTGTAGAAAATAGCCAAATCGGCAAACCCTTACAACTGCAAATAGAACGCAAAGGACAAACAACACAAGTAGCCGTCACACCTGCGCCTTTACCTTTGCAGAGGGAGGAGTGA
- a CDS encoding glycoside hydrolase family protein has product MVRKLQIFSDGTLSELEDNTLLKLTDTKGQVHSLVEALQFTQAETFTVTPDDAVPRGVPEPRASVKRINAEGLRLVQSFEGLYLEAYLDPVNVWTIGWGATEGVHKGMKITKAQAEEMLKKELSKFEAAVADAVKVEINDNQYSALVCLSYNVGANALFKSTLLKLLNEGKYQEAADQFLVWDKAGGQALLGLSRRRRAERSLFLSEPWEWAKAWEPTRVLRLAVPGQPLIQGDDVIKLQQALVKAGFSLKVDGYFGNDTDVAVKQFQQKKGLTVDGDAGTKTLQALGL; this is encoded by the coding sequence ATGGTAAGAAAGTTACAAATCTTTTCAGATGGTACATTGTCTGAATTAGAAGACAATACGCTCCTCAAGCTAACAGACACTAAGGGACAAGTACACTCACTGGTTGAGGCTTTACAGTTTACCCAAGCAGAAACTTTTACAGTTACGCCCGACGATGCAGTTCCAAGAGGCGTGCCAGAACCACGAGCATCAGTAAAAAGGATTAATGCAGAAGGACTAAGGTTAGTGCAATCATTCGAGGGATTGTATTTAGAAGCGTATTTAGATCCAGTTAACGTTTGGACTATAGGCTGGGGGGCTACAGAGGGCGTTCATAAGGGCATGAAGATTACCAAGGCACAAGCTGAAGAAATGCTCAAAAAAGAATTGAGTAAATTTGAGGCGGCTGTAGCAGATGCTGTCAAAGTAGAAATAAATGACAACCAATATTCAGCCTTAGTTTGTTTAAGCTATAACGTAGGTGCTAATGCTTTATTTAAGTCAACACTTTTAAAACTGTTAAATGAAGGCAAGTACCAAGAAGCAGCAGACCAGTTTTTAGTTTGGGACAAAGCTGGTGGTCAAGCACTATTAGGTTTATCTCGCCGTAGAAGAGCCGAACGCTCTTTATTTTTGAGTGAGCCTTGGGAATGGGCTAAAGCTTGGGAGCCAACAAGAGTGCTGCGTTTGGCTGTACCAGGCCAACCTCTTATTCAAGGAGATGATGTTATCAAACTTCAGCAAGCCTTAGTCAAAGCTGGTTTTAGTCTTAAGGTTGATGGTTATTTTGGAAATGACACAGACGTAGCAGTCAAGCAATTTCAACAAAAGAAAGGATTGACAGTAGATGGTGATGCAGGAACAAAAACTTTACAAGCTTTAGGTTTGTGA
- the dnaN gene encoding DNA polymerase III subunit beta gives MKLVCAQSDLSSNLSLVNRAVPSRPTHPVLANVLLQADAETNQVSLTAFDLSLGIRTSFNADVWQGGAIALPAKLLVDITSRLPGGEITLDDESATDGTATGEGLVVTLTPKTGQYQLRAMGAEEFPELPVIEDNTAIYLTATALIEGLRGSLFATSGDETKQVLTGVHLTVKQDTLEFAATDGHRLAVVETANERPLEDNEQQLEVTVPARALRELERMLAHNAASEEPIALYLDQGQVVFAWQNQRLTSRTLEGQYPAYRQLIPRQFERQVTVERRQFVSTLERIAVLADQKNNIVKLTIDSANQELTLSCEAQEMGSGRESMAAEIAGEDIEIAFNVKYLMEGLKALPSSEIQMHINQNLTPVIFTPLGGLKMTYLAMPVQLRS, from the coding sequence ATGAAATTAGTTTGCGCCCAAAGTGACCTCAGTTCCAATCTTTCCCTTGTCAACCGTGCAGTACCATCACGACCGACTCATCCAGTGCTGGCTAACGTACTACTACAAGCTGATGCGGAAACTAATCAGGTAAGCTTAACAGCCTTTGACCTCAGCTTGGGTATCCGTACTAGCTTTAATGCTGATGTATGGCAAGGGGGAGCGATCGCACTTCCTGCTAAATTATTGGTAGATATCACTTCACGTTTACCAGGGGGAGAAATTACCCTAGATGATGAATCAGCAACTGATGGTACAGCCACCGGAGAGGGTTTAGTAGTTACACTCACACCCAAAACGGGACAGTACCAATTACGCGCAATGGGAGCAGAAGAATTTCCCGAATTACCTGTAATTGAAGACAATACAGCTATTTATCTCACAGCTACAGCCTTAATTGAAGGATTACGCGGTTCATTATTCGCCACCAGTGGAGACGAAACTAAGCAAGTACTTACGGGAGTGCATCTCACAGTTAAACAAGATACCTTAGAATTTGCCGCTACCGATGGACATCGCCTAGCAGTAGTCGAAACCGCCAATGAGCGTCCTTTAGAAGATAACGAGCAACAATTAGAGGTAACAGTCCCAGCTAGAGCATTACGCGAACTAGAAAGGATGTTAGCCCATAACGCTGCCTCTGAAGAACCTATCGCTTTATACTTAGACCAAGGTCAGGTAGTATTTGCATGGCAAAACCAACGCTTAACTAGCCGGACATTAGAAGGTCAATACCCAGCTTATCGCCAACTAATCCCCCGCCAATTTGAGCGCCAAGTCACAGTGGAACGCCGACAATTCGTCAGTACTTTAGAAAGAATTGCTGTACTAGCCGACCAAAAGAATAATATTGTCAAGTTAACAATTGATAGTGCTAATCAAGAGCTTACCTTATCTTGTGAAGCCCAAGAAATGGGTAGTGGTAGAGAGTCGATGGCTGCGGAAATTGCTGGTGAAGATATAGAAATTGCTTTTAACGTTAAGTACTTAATGGAAGGATTAAAAGCCTTACCATCTTCAGAAATTCAAATGCACATCAATCAAAACCTAACTCCCGTAATTTTTACTCCACTTGGTGGTTTAAAAATGACTTATTTAGCAATGCCTGTGCAATTGAGAAGTTAA
- a CDS encoding ABC transporter permease yields MLKRWFNFASEISSLSATGIVAEQESLTQEAWRKFRGNRQAMVGGVILLIIILSVVFGPWIYSVPINKIDFAKSTLPPSWQHPFGTNDLGQDILARVLYGGRISIAVGVFSMVVAITLGILIGALSGFYGGWLDVVLMRFTDLCLALPRLPLLLLVIFLFRDAIKAIAGPELGIFVLIVLVIGGLNWMSVARLVRAGFLTVREQEFVTAARALGASPKRLIWIHILPNVISPVLVAATLSVSTAIITESTLSFFGLGFPPDVPTWGRMLYDAQNFLEFAPYMVIFPGMAIFLTVLSINYIGDGLRDALDPRLS; encoded by the coding sequence ATGCTGAAAAGATGGTTTAATTTTGCTTCAGAAATATCCTCATTGTCAGCTACAGGTATAGTTGCTGAACAAGAAAGCCTGACTCAAGAAGCGTGGCGCAAGTTTCGTGGTAATCGTCAGGCTATGGTGGGTGGTGTAATACTACTAATTATCATTTTGAGTGTTGTATTTGGCCCTTGGATTTACTCTGTTCCCATTAATAAAATTGATTTTGCTAAGTCTACCCTTCCACCTAGTTGGCAACATCCATTTGGCACTAATGACTTAGGTCAAGATATATTAGCCAGGGTGTTGTATGGTGGCAGAATATCAATTGCTGTGGGTGTATTCTCGATGGTGGTGGCGATAACTTTGGGCATACTTATCGGCGCACTTTCAGGATTTTATGGGGGTTGGTTGGATGTGGTATTGATGCGCTTTACTGATTTATGTTTGGCTTTACCGCGTTTGCCATTATTGTTATTGGTGATATTTTTGTTTCGGGATGCCATAAAAGCGATCGCCGGCCCAGAGTTAGGTATATTTGTCTTAATAGTCTTAGTTATCGGCGGACTCAACTGGATGTCTGTTGCTAGGTTAGTGAGGGCTGGCTTTTTAACTGTGCGCGAACAGGAATTTGTCACAGCCGCCCGCGCCCTTGGTGCTTCCCCCAAGCGGTTAATTTGGATTCACATTTTACCAAATGTCATCAGCCCAGTACTAGTAGCGGCGACTCTTTCTGTGAGTACCGCTATTATTACAGAATCTACACTCAGCTTTTTTGGTCTAGGTTTTCCCCCTGATGTTCCCACCTGGGGAAGAATGCTGTATGACGCACAAAATTTCTTGGAGTTTGCGCCGTACATGGTAATTTTCCCCGGTATGGCAATATTTCTGACAGTATTAAGTATTAACTATATAGGCGACGGTTTACGGGATGCACTTGATCCTCGATTATCTTAA